Part of the Natrialbaceae archaeon AArc-T1-2 genome, GACCCACGGTCGCCGTCGTCGACGCCGTCGCGACCGTCGAGGGCGTCGATCCGATCTCGCTCGAACCGCTTCACGACGCCGTCGATACCGACGCGCTCGATCGGCTGGTCGGGCACACACGTTCGAACGGAGACGTTCGCGTTACGTTCGCCTTCGCCGGATACGAAGTCGAAATCGAAATCGGATCTGCCGGGCGGATCCGTCTCGAGCCACGCGACCGGTAACTGACGGATTTCGAGCCCCGAACGGATCACAGTTAGGGAGTAACCATTGTTACAGTCCGCCCCCAACACGCAGTTACGACGAACACGAACATGAACACTGGAATCGTCCTGTTGAACTTCGGCGAACCGCCGGAGCCGGATCGCGACATCGTCGTCGAGTATCTCACGAACATCTTCTACAACAACGCCGACCTCGAGGACGCAGCCACCGACGAGGAGGCGAGAGAACGCTCCCGGGAGCTGGCCCGCCGGCGCGCGCCGGGACTGATCGAGGAGTACGAAGAAATCGGCGGCTCGCCGCTGAACGAGCAATCACGGGCCCAGGCGACGCTGCTCGAGGAGACGCTCGAAGAGCGAGGTCACGACGTCGAGACCTACGTCGGCATGCAGTTTCTCGAACCCTACATCGACGACGCCGTCTCCCAGGCCGCCGCGGACGGGATCGACCACCTGATCGGACTCCCGATCTACCCCCTGTGTGGTCCCTCGACGACCGTCGCCGCACTCGAGGAGTTGCGCGAGTCAGTCGACGCCCGCGACGACTGGGACGTCGAGGTCGACGAGATCACCGGCTGGCACCGCCACCCCACCTACAACCGCCTCCGAGCCGACGCGATCGCGACCTTCGTCGACGAACAGGGTCTCGAGCTGACCGAAGACGGGACGACGCTCGTCTTCTCGGCACACGGCACGCCCCAGCACTACCTCGAAGAGGGGAGCCGGTACGTGATCTACGTCGAGGAGTACTGCGAGACGATCGCCTCCCTGGTCGGCGTCGACGACTACGAACTTGGATATCAGAACCACGAAAACCGCGACATTCCCTGGACCGAGCCCGACGTCGAGACGCTGATCGAGGATCTCGAGACCGACCGCGTCGTCGTCGACCCGGTGAGTTTCATGCACGAGCAATCGGAGACGCTGTCGGAACTGGACGACGACCTCCGCGAGGAGGCCACAGACGTCGGCCTCGAGTTCCACCGGGTGCCGATTCCTCACGACGATCCCCGCTTCGGCGCGGTACTCGCGGATCTGCTCGAGCCGTTCGTCGCGGACTTTGGGCCCGACTACTACGGCTTCCGGCAGTGTCAGTGTCGCGACGAACCGGGGACGATGTGTCTCAACGCGCCACTGCGGCCGGTCGGCGAGCCGTCCGGCGACCGGTAGCCGTCCGGAGCCGAGACGAACGACTCGCCGGTCGGACCTCTCCGTTCCCGAAACCTTTTGCTGGATGCGGCCCGGGCTTGTACCATGAAGGAATCGTTGCTTGATATCCTCTGTTGTCCGCTCGACAAACACGATCTCGACCTCGAAGACGCCGAGTACGAGGGCGACGAGATCATCTCGGGAACGCTCGTCTGTACCGAATGTGGCGAACGCTACCCGATCGAGGACGGCATCCCGAACCTGCTCCCGCCGGATATGCGCGAGCAAGCGCCGGCCTAAGGTGACGACCGTGCCCGGGGAGGAGATCACCGTCCACGTGAGTCACGAGGGGCCGGATACCATCGCGGCTGCGACCGATTCTCTCGAGGTACGCGAGTCGTTCGGTATCGTCCTCGAGAGCCACGGGGGACCGGCTCACGTCCACTGCCGGCTCGACGACGCCCTCGACCGGGTCGTCACGCTCGAGAACACGAACTACTACGTCGAACCGCCCGAGGAGACGTACGTGCCGGTGTTCGTCGACGACGTCGACGAGCCCGTTACGGGCAGGCTCGAGGTCTCGACCGGCTACGGTGCGACGGCGACGACGGTCGCGGTCACCGTCGCCCCGTCGCCCGCCGGCGTCGAGGTCGACGAGAGTCTCTCGCGTCCGCGCGAGCCGGAGCCGGAGCCGACGCCGCTCGAGCGGATAGTAGCTGGCGTCGACTCCGGAACGCTCGGCGTACTCGCTCTGGGGGCGGTCGCGATCGGGACGGCAGCCGTGACGGCCGCCGTCGTCGGTGGATTCGTCGCGTTCGTCGGCTTTCTCGTCGTTGCCGTCGGCGTCGGCGTCGCACTCGTCTTGCTCCTTCGGTAACCGGTAACCGCGGTCGGGCGACGTCGGCGGCCGATCCTGGGTCACGCCGTGTGTGAAAATCACTCCCTTTACGGTCTCGGTCATCGAACCGGACCGACATGGAGGTTTCAGACGAGCAACAGCTCATCCAGGAGACGGTGCGGGCGTTCGTCGACGAGCGAGTCCGTCCCGTCGTCGACGAGGCCGACGAGAGCCAGACGTTTCCAGAGGACGTCTGGGACGCACTCGCGGAACTCGATCTGACCGGTCTGACGGTCCCCGAATCCTACGGCGGGTTCGACGCCGATGGGCTGACGAAAAGCATCGTCAACGAGGAACTCGCGTACGGACACCTCTCGATTGCGACCGCACTCTCCGTACACTCGCTCACGACGTCGTGTATCGCCGAGTTCGGCTCCGACGAACAGAAAGAGCGGTGGCTCCCCGAGATGACGACCGGACGTCCGGTCGGTGCGTTCGCGCTGTCGGAGGCCGACGCCGGCTCGAATCC contains:
- a CDS encoding methytransferase partner Trm112 yields the protein MKESLLDILCCPLDKHDLDLEDAEYEGDEIISGTLVCTECGERYPIEDGIPNLLPPDMREQAPA
- the hemH gene encoding ferrochelatase, encoding MNTGIVLLNFGEPPEPDRDIVVEYLTNIFYNNADLEDAATDEEARERSRELARRRAPGLIEEYEEIGGSPLNEQSRAQATLLEETLEERGHDVETYVGMQFLEPYIDDAVSQAAADGIDHLIGLPIYPLCGPSTTVAALEELRESVDARDDWDVEVDEITGWHRHPTYNRLRADAIATFVDEQGLELTEDGTTLVFSAHGTPQHYLEEGSRYVIYVEEYCETIASLVGVDDYELGYQNHENRDIPWTEPDVETLIEDLETDRVVVDPVSFMHEQSETLSELDDDLREEATDVGLEFHRVPIPHDDPRFGAVLADLLEPFVADFGPDYYGFRQCQCRDEPGTMCLNAPLRPVGEPSGDR
- a CDS encoding DUF7524 family protein, encoding MTTVPGEEITVHVSHEGPDTIAAATDSLEVRESFGIVLESHGGPAHVHCRLDDALDRVVTLENTNYYVEPPEETYVPVFVDDVDEPVTGRLEVSTGYGATATTVAVTVAPSPAGVEVDESLSRPREPEPEPTPLERIVAGVDSGTLGVLALGAVAIGTAAVTAAVVGGFVAFVGFLVVAVGVGVALVLLLR
- a CDS encoding HalOD1 output domain-containing protein; its protein translation is MSTPPTHTTDVELLERDADEGTAVLSYDLADRPTVAVVDAVATVEGVDPISLEPLHDAVDTDALDRLVGHTRSNGDVRVTFAFAGYEVEIEIGSAGRIRLEPRDR